Below is a window of Candidatus Eisenbacteria bacterium DNA.
CCCGGTCACCGCGGCATCGGTCTCTATGTCGACAGAAAGCACGTCGAGCTGCGGGGTCCACTCCGCCGGGAAGAGCTCGACGTCCTCGAAGATCCGATCCACGAGCCGGCCGCGGCGGGAGGGCCCCTCGATGCGCATGGCTCCGCGCAGCCCCCGATCGATCAGGAAGCGGGTCGCGAACGGGATGTCCGCCTCGAGACAGGCGATTCCGGCGGAGGCGAGTCGATCGCGGATCGCGGGCGTGTCGGGCGGGGTCGGGACGGTCACCCGCGCCACCGGTTCCCCTTTCATCGAGATCAGCTCGGTCGGCGCGAACTCGACACCGGTCCCCAGGAGGGAGAGAGAGCGCGCGGAGTCCGCTTCGCGGATGAAGAAGTGGGGGCGTGTCCGGCCATCGCGGACGACGAAGCTCTCCCCCGTGTCGAGCGCGCCGAAGAGATGGACTACGGCGCGCCCGCTCTCGATCCGGTAGGTCGGATGGAGAAGGAAACCTAGTGGCATCGGGGCGGAGTCGACCCCCGTGGCGGAAGACCCCGAGGCTGTGTCCGAACGGCTGGAGCCCCTCCCGTCGTGCCCGTCTAGGCCTCCTTCTTGGCCTTCTTCTCGGCCCTCTTCTCCATCAGGCTCTTCTTGGCCTTCTTCTTCGTCTCCTTCTTGACATCCTTTTCTTTGCCCATCGAATCCTCCTTCGTTCCGCGGCTCTCCGGTTTGGAGCCCGCGTCTCTGCGCTCAGTCTTAGCACGGGGAAGGTGCATCGGCAAGCCGCGGGGATGGCCGGGGGACAACAAGAGCCCTCCCCTCCTGAGGGAGGGGAGGGCCAGAGGAGGCGCGCCGCCGGATCGAGTCCGGCGACGCGGGCGCGGCCTTACAACCCGACCACCTTGGGAAGCTCGTCCCGATCGAGAAGGTCGCGGATCTTCTCGAGGAGCTTGCGAGGGCTGAACGGCTTCGTGATGTAGTCGTCCGCCCCGGCCTGGAGCCCGACCTCGCGGTCGACGGCGCGTCCCTTGGCGGAGAGCAGGATCACCGGGATGCCCTTGAGCTGCTCGTCCTGACGCAGCCGGCGGCAGACCTCGTAGCCGTCCATCTTGGGCATCATGATGTCGAGGACGACCAGATCGGGCCGCTCCTGCTCGATGAGCCGCATGGCCTCCTCTCCGTCGGCCGCGGTGAGGACCTGGTACCCCTCCATGGTGAGGCTGAACTCGAGTATGTGGACGATGTAGATCTCGTCATCGACAACAAGGATGCGTTTGCGATCCACCGGTTCCTCCAGGTTCTCAGTCTCCGCGCCGTTCCCAGACAACGACGCTGCCCGGCCGGCTCTTGCCGTAGCGCTTCAGCTCGGCGGCGATGTCGGAGAGCTGGCCGATGTGGGTGATGACCCTGCCGATGCTGGTCACGCCGGCGATGGTCACGGTCATGAGGGGTATCTTGGTGAGGACATTCTGGCGGTTCGTCGTCATCACGAATCCCCGCTCGCGGTCCTCTTCGGAGTAGAAACTCGGCACCTTCTCGTCGA
It encodes the following:
- a CDS encoding response regulator produces the protein MDRKRILVVDDEIYIVHILEFSLTMEGYQVLTAADGEEAMRLIEQERPDLVVLDIMMPKMDGYEVCRRLRQDEQLKGIPVILLSAKGRAVDREVGLQAGADDYITKPFSPRKLLEKIRDLLDRDELPKVVGL